CGCGTCGTTTCGGCGTTTTCCCGAGCGGCGCGCGACCGTAGCGCAGGCCCCCCAGTCGGTCAAGACTGGCGCCCGCGACGGCCCGGCCCGCCTCAGGGGTTCTGGCGCTGTGCGCGACGCAGGGCCTTGCGGCGCTTGCGTTCGGCTTCCTGGCGCTTGCGCTTGCGACGAACGCTCGGCTTTTCGTAAAAAGCGCGAACCTTCATCTCCTTGAACACGCCCTCGGCGGCGAGCTTCTTCTTGAGCACGCGCATTGCGCGCTCGAGAGAGCCATCGACTCGTACCTCCATCCGTTGCTCCTTCCTTCGCGCGTTCGCGCGGTTGCGACCGAGATGCCTGCCTTTGGCGCAGATCATCGTCACGCTAACCGACGGACCTTATCCGATCGCGTCCGGAAGGCCAACCCGGTCCTGGGCGAAAAGACCCGGAAGGCCTCCGGGACGACGCGGCGGGCGGGCCGCCCCCGCCGCGGCCACGTACCCGGATGTCCGCCGTGCCGGGCCGAACCCGGCCGGATTAGCGGGAGGTCACGCCGGCAACGACGAGAGCAGGCTTGCCGGCCAGCGGCTTGGAGTCGGGGCCACGAGCCTCGGTCACGTCGATCCGGAAGTCGTCGGCTGCCGGCCGGGCCGGGCTGCTGATATCGCAGGTAATGACGCTGGCCGGGCCAGCGATGCCGGGATCCCGGCGCGAGACGCTGGTTCGGTTGGTAACCGACCATGACGACCAAGCCAATTCGCGCTGGCACCGAAGGCCCCGCGATCAGCGACTGCGCGATTCCGGACTTCGCCAGTCTTTTTCGGTGCGGCTTCCTCGCCGACTGCACCTTCGTCGGGAAGGCAGCGGACCCGCTGGCGCCGCGAGATTTCGCGGTGACGATCGACGATGCGATCGAGGGCGATGGAACCTCTGCCGCCGATGCCGGACGGGCACGTGTGCCATAGCTGAGACCGTCGCATATGCTGGCGCGCGTGCTGCAGCCAGGCACCGTTCTCCATGACCGCTACCACATCCTTCGCCCGATCGGGAAGGGCGGAATGGGTGCGGTCTACGAAGCGATCGACCTGAGGCTGCACAACACGGTCGCGGTCAAGCACACGACCGCAGAAGGACCTGGCATCGATCAGGCCTTCGAACGGGAAGCGCAACTTCTGGCTGCGTTGCGGCATCCCGCACTGCCGGTCGTGATCGACTACTTCGTCGAGACGCAAGGCCGGTTCCTTGTGATGCAGTATATCGACGGCGAGGATCTGGCAGCTCTATTGAAGCGCGGCGGTCCCCGCAATGAAGCGGACGTCGAACATTGGGCGGTGGTCGTGCTCCAGGCGCTCAAGTATCTGCACGGTCACAATCCGCCGATCATTCATCGCGACATCAAGCCGGCGAACCTCAAGCTCACGCCACGCGGAGAGATCCTCTTGCTGGACTTCGGTCTGGCGAAAGGAAGGGCAGATCAAAGGACAGTAGCTGCCGAAGAAGAACTGAGCGTCTACGGGTACACGCCGCACTATGCCCCGCTGGAACAGATCGAGGGGCGTGGAACCGATGCACGCAGCGATATCTATGCGCTAGGCGCGACGCTGTACCACCTCATTTCCGGCACTGCCCCGCCCGGTGCGATCGATCGAGCGAAAGCCGTCGCCAGCGGAGGCGCAGATCCGCTCATCGCAGGATTGCCGCAGCTGCTTCTCGATTCCGGGCTGCGTGCCACGATCCTGCGGGCTCTCGCACTCGACCCCGCGGGGCGATTCTCGTCGGCCGAGGAGATGGCTGCGGCCTTTGTACTTGATGTCCCATCTCCCGGCGCGGGGAGCACGTACTCGCAAGTGACAGAGTCGCGCCGACTCGATGCCGCCATGCCGAGTCAGGCCGAAGTCGGTCGAGTCGTGGATCTGATCGTTCAGGTGCGATTCCGCGACTCGCCGCTTCTCGGACTCGAGGAGTGGCCCAGCATCCGCACGCCCGACGAAATTGAACAGAGATCGGAACCCCTTCACGTGGACTACCCGATCGATCCGCGATCAGGGCGGAAACTCCCCGCACGATTGCGCGTGAGGCTGGCGGCTCCGGATTTCGAAATCCAGGGCAGCGATGAACGGCTGATCGATGTGCCGCCGGATGCGTATTCCGCGCGACTTGCGTTCCTGCTCGCGCCCCAGCGCGCGGGGTTCTGCCGGGTAAATGTTGAAGTCTATGCGGCTGATACTGTTTTTCTTGGGACGATTCCGATCGAGGCCGAAGCGTTTACGCGCGGGATCAAGGGGAGCGTAATTCGAGTCGCTAACCTCATGATCGGCGTGTTCATACAGCCGGCGGCATCGGTGCGAGTGGTGCTGAGCCGCGAACAGGACAAGGAGAATGCCCCCTCGTTTTCGCCGGACGTCGCAAGTGCTCGTGAACGCGAGAGACCCGCCGAGTTGGCGTATTCGGAGCTCTCGCGAAAACAGCAGGAGCCCGTCGGAGTAGGTTCCGACGGACATGCGGCGTGGCATGACTCTTCGGAGAACCTGGACCGTGAGGATACCGCGACAGTCCTT
The Candidatus Binatia bacterium DNA segment above includes these coding regions:
- the rpsU gene encoding 30S ribosomal protein S21, whose protein sequence is MEVRVDGSLERAMRVLKKKLAAEGVFKEMKVRAFYEKPSVRRKRKRQEAERKRRKALRRAQRQNP
- a CDS encoding serine/threonine-protein kinase, which encodes MLARVLQPGTVLHDRYHILRPIGKGGMGAVYEAIDLRLHNTVAVKHTTAEGPGIDQAFEREAQLLAALRHPALPVVIDYFVETQGRFLVMQYIDGEDLAALLKRGGPRNEADVEHWAVVVLQALKYLHGHNPPIIHRDIKPANLKLTPRGEILLLDFGLAKGRADQRTVAAEEELSVYGYTPHYAPLEQIEGRGTDARSDIYALGATLYHLISGTAPPGAIDRAKAVASGGADPLIAGLPQLLLDSGLRATILRALALDPAGRFSSAEEMAAAFVLDVPSPGAGSTYSQVTESRRLDAAMPSQAEVGRVVDLIVQVRFRDSPLLGLEEWPSIRTPDEIEQRSEPLHVDYPIDPRSGRKLPARLRVRLAAPDFEIQGSDERLIDVPPDAYSARLAFLLAPQRAGFCRVNVEVYAADTVFLGTIPIEAEAFTRGIKGSVIRVANLMIGVFIQPAASVRVVLSREQDKENAPSFSPDVASARERERPAELAYSELSRKQQEPVGVGSDGHAAWHDSSENLDREDTATVLAAPPTSAASAPSKTRRRVGRPFRLASLVGALATLTIWYARGAPVAPVESISLTPDALTEDATDARLAAAAKVAREEAQAKAESDAAKLDVRAITAARAQADARAASQAKVDAEAQAAAQAKADADARAAAQAKADADARAAAQAKADADARAAAEAEADARAEMAARDAQASSEHHQQDFQVPQQHQQQQQPQPEHNNVQQSQQHSNFQQPQQQGGGNHFQSPQQQQHGNSQQQGQGGGFHFQSPQQAQSGHQGNNAGQGSHGGFQSPQQAQSGHQGNYAAQGGHNGFQSPTSGDGAKAAGYAHDNQPGRDADTAGHDRENERGRGNDAGHGRENAPGQQKNAQAQKPQRTERQLAMKNGMQSKVQVDNRGRARAIQARDSKGDQLQVRNGLRRGDRTVEKRGADNQRIVSTGRGRGFTERSYSVNNKYRENVKYVQRTYVSENVTNVYAYR